A single Kryptolebias marmoratus isolate JLee-2015 linkage group LG7, ASM164957v2, whole genome shotgun sequence DNA region contains:
- the chrnb1l gene encoding cholinergic receptor, nicotinic, beta 1 (muscle) like codes for MAAIVGQMRIKPKSVKMIVLLVIGGFICLTFTGASETERRLHKKLFKDYNMKVRPARHWADRVTVRVGMTLIQLISLNEKNGEMTTNVFMNLNWTDYRLSWSPEEYDNITVLRIPPNKVWRPDIYLINNNDGQFDVALYVNVLVYSNGMVVWLPPAIYRSSCSIEVAYFPFDWQNCSMVFRSYTYDASEVSLEYYLDEYGTEIHEIVIDENAFTENGEWAICHKPSRKNVKDGLYEDITFYLIIERKPLFYIINIIVPCILTSVLAIFVFYLPPGAGEKMTLSISVLIALTVFMLLLADKVPETSLAIPIIVNYVMFTMILVTFSVILSVVVLNLHHRTPSTHIMPNWVRKVFIHVLPRYIGMMRPKPEEQPDRDSSPPLSAGGHQPGGEYFIHKINHDLVWRGRCESSLLLQRLPDSDRLCLILPPNLKSAIAAVTYVAEQLRKQDTDDSMTGDWQFIALVVDRLFLWLFVVITTLGTLAVFLDASFNYTPDDPFP; via the exons ATGGCTGCCATCGTGGGACAAATGAggataaaacctaaaagtgtGAAGATGATCGTGCTTCTCGTCATTGGTGGTTTTATTTGTCTCACTTTTACCG GAGCCTCGGAGACGGAGCGGAGGCTTCATAAGAAGTTGTTTAAGGACTACAACATGAAGGTCCGGCCGGCTCGTCACTGGGCGGACAGGGTGACGGTGCGGGTGGGGATGACCCTGATCCAGCTCATCAGCTTG AATGAGAAGAACGGCGAGATGACGACCAACGTCTTCATGAATCTG AACTGGACAGACTACAGGCTGTCCTGGAGCCCTGAGGAGTACGATAACATCACAGTTTTGAGAATTCCTCCCAATAAGGTGTGGCGTCCGGACATCTATCTTATAAACAA TAACGATGGACAGTTTGACGTGGCTCTGTACGTCAACGTCCTGGTCTACAGTAACGGGATGGTCGTTTGGTTGCCACCGGCCATTTACCGCAGCTCCTGTTCTATAGAG GTGGCATACTTTCCGTTTGACTGGCAAAACTGCAGCATGGTTTTCCGCTCGTACACCTATGACGCCTCGGAGGTCAGCCTGGAGTACTACCTGGACGAGTACGGCACCGAGATCCATGAAATCGTCATAGATGAGAACGCCTTCACCG AGAACGGAGAGTGGGCGATCTGTCACAAACCGTCGAGGAAGAACGTTAAGGACGGCCTCTACGAGGACATCACCTTCTACCTGATCATCGAGAGGAAGCCGCTCTTCTACATCATCAACATCATCGTACCCTGCATCCTCACCAGCGTCCTGGCGATATTTGTCTTCTACCTTCCTCCCGGAGCAG GAGAGAAGATGACCCTGTCCATTTCTGTCCTGATCGCTCTCACCGTCTTCATGCTGCTGCTGGCCGACAAAGTCCCCGAGACGTCCCTCGCCATCCCCATCATCGTCAACTACGTCATGTTCACCATGATCCTGGTCACCTTCTCCGTCATCCTGAGCGTGGTCGTCCTCAACCTGCACCACCGAACGCCCAGCACCCACATCATGCCAAACTGGGTCAGAAAG GTGTTCATTCACGTCCTGCCCAGATACATCGGCATGATGAGGCCCAAACCAGAGGAGCAGCCTGACAGGGACAGCTCGCCCCCCCTGAGCGCCGGTGGACACCAGCCGGGAGGAGAGTACTTCATCCACAAGATCAACCACGACCTCGTCTGGAGAGGAAG GTGCGAGAGCTCGCTTCTCCTCCAGCGGCTGCCGGACTCCGACCGCCTCTGCCTGATCCTCCCTCCCAACCTGAAATCGGCCATCGCTGCCGTGACTTACGTCGCAGAGCAGCTGAGGAAGCAGGACACGGACGACTCG ATGACGGGAGACTGGCAGTTCATCGCCCTGGTGGTGGACCGTCTCTTCCTGTGGCTGTTCGTCGTCATCACCACACTGGGAACGCTGGCGGTGTTCCTGGATGCCAGCTTTAACTACACGCCCGATGACCCCTTCCCGTAG
- the chrnb1 gene encoding acetylcholine receptor subunit beta, whose product MKSLDMLLLLACCFSSLGTLGGAVDLEQNLMKTLFSGYNLKVRPARTTEERVVVRVGMSLSSFVGLNMKNEEMSTIVVMNLEWTDYRLTWKPKQHAGIEVLRVPSGKVWLPDIVLINNNDGVFDVALHVHVQVYSTGRVTWTPPALYCSSCGVKVTYFPFDWQNCSMQFRSYTYDSTEIDLQYALDSRGNEIREIQLDDAFSESGEWYIRHKPSRKNSNDDLYEEMTFYLIIERKPLYYIINIIIPCILITIIAIFNFYLPPDAGEKMGLSINVLLTLTVFLLLLADKIPETSLGVPIIVNYIMFTMILVTFSVILSVVVLNLHHRSSNTHRMPLWVRKIFIHMLPPYLGMLRPKVETPLSLEVAPQREPKIFNISKVADEYFIRKPDSSVLFPKPNRFQPEVLSVDLRKFIDGPSSYLTLPDELKSAIDAITYIAEALQAEKDDEALKEDWQYVAMVVDRMFLWIFVVFTTVGTLAIFADASFNHTPTDPFKWA is encoded by the exons ATGAAGAGTCTGGACATGTTGTTGCTGTTGGCGTGTTGCTTTTCCAGCCTGGGCACCTTGGGAG GTGCCGTGGACTTGGAGCAGAACCTGATGAAGACGCTCTTCTCCGGGTACAACCTGAAGGTCCGACCGGCTCGCACCACCGAGGAGAGGGTGGTGGTCCGGGTGGGGATGAGCCTCTCCTCCTTCGTCGGACTG aacatgaaaaatgaagaaatgagcACAATCGTCGTCATGAATCTG gagtgGACAGATTATCGCCTGACGTGGAAACCCAAGCAGCACGCCGGCATCGAGGTCCTTCGGGTTCCCTCGGGGAAGGTGTGGCTTCCTGACATCGTCCTCATCAATAA CAACGACGGCGTTTTCGACGTGGCGCTGCACGTCCATGTTCAGGTCTACAGCACCGGCAGGGTGACGTGGACGCCCCCGGCTCTCTACTGCAGCTCCTGTGGAGTCAAG GTGACGTATTTCCCGTTCGACTGGCAGAACTGCTCCATGCAGTTCCGCTCCTACACCTACGACTCGACGGAGATCGACCTGCAGTATGCTCTGGACTCGAGAGGCAACGAAATTAGGGAGATCCAGCTGGACGACGCCTTCAGCG AGAGCGGGGAGTGGTACATCCGGCACAAGCCAAGCAGGAAGAACTCGAACGACGACTTGTACGAAGAAATGACCTTCTACTTGATCATCGAGAGGAAGCCTCTGTACTacatcatcaacatcatcatccCCTGCATCCTCATCACGATCATCGCCATCTTTAACTTCTACCTGCCTCCCGACGCCG GCGAGAAGATGGGTCTGTCCATCAACGTGCTCCTCACCCTCACGgtgttcctgctgctgctggccgaTAAGATCCCCGAGACCTCGCTGGGCGTCCCCATCATTGTCAACTACATCATGTTCACCATGATCCTGGTCACCTTCTCCGTCATCCTGAGCGTGGTCGTCCTCAACCTGCACCACCGCTCGTCCAACACCCACAGGATGCCCCTGTGGGTGCGCAAG ATCTTCATCCACATGCTGCCTCCCTACCTGGGCATGCTGCGGCCCAAGGTGGAGACTCCGCTGTCCCTGGAGGTCGCGCCGCAGCGGGAGCCGAAGATCTTCAACATCAGCAAAGTCGCCGATGAGTACTTCATCCGCAAGCCGGACTCGTCCGTCCTGTTCCCGAAGCCCAACAG gTTCCAGCCGGAGGTTCTGAGCGTGGATCTCAGGAAGTTCATCGACGGGCCGAGCTCCTACCTGACCTTACCTGACGAGCTGAAGTCGGCCATCGACGCCATCACCTACATCGCCGAGGCTCTGCAGGCCGAGAAGGACGACGAAGCT CTGAAGGAGGACTGGCAGTACGTGGCCATGGTGGTGGACCGGATGTTCCTCTGGATCTTCGTCGTCTTCACCACCGTGGGCACCCTGGCCATCTTCGCCGATGCCAGTTTCAACCACACGCCCACCGACCCGTTCAAATGGGCCTGA